A genome region from Marinobacter panjinensis includes the following:
- a CDS encoding SAM-dependent methyltransferase gives MENLNTSLESTGAERHAPLTSRVARHLVCQQLSLLEDGALTIREAGQQTLSFGDGDIRFAPAELVIHDSSTWKDLLTGGSIGAAESYVAGDWSTPDLVALLRFFTRNVDRMNEFEDRFSWITKPALKGLHWLNRNTKEGSRNNISAHYDLGNDLFETFLDPTMMYSSAIYPRPEATLEEAAVHKLDTICRKLDLHPGDRVMEIGTGWGGFAVHAARHFGCHVTTTTISSEQLELTREKVKAEGLEDRITLLFDDYRDLEGQFDKLVSIEMIEAVGPQFLDSYFSQISRLLKPEGLALVQAITMPEQRYRRALKNVDFIQRFIFPGSFIPSFGAILGSVRSGSDLVMTHAEDIGFHYARTLHDWCERFMTNREKLEGQGYDEAFRRLWHFYFAYCEAGFSERAIGVSQIVFAKPGNKRANILSV, from the coding sequence ATGGAGAACCTGAACACCTCACTTGAATCCACAGGCGCCGAAAGGCATGCCCCCCTGACCAGCCGTGTGGCACGGCACCTGGTCTGCCAGCAATTGTCACTGCTGGAAGACGGCGCCCTGACCATTCGTGAGGCCGGCCAGCAGACCCTGAGTTTTGGCGATGGCGACATCCGCTTTGCGCCAGCAGAACTGGTTATCCATGACAGCAGTACCTGGAAGGACCTGCTTACCGGCGGGAGTATTGGTGCAGCAGAATCCTATGTGGCTGGAGACTGGTCAACACCGGACCTGGTGGCGCTGTTGCGTTTCTTCACCCGCAACGTGGACCGCATGAACGAATTTGAAGACAGATTCAGCTGGATCACCAAGCCGGCGCTAAAAGGCTTGCACTGGCTGAACCGGAACACCAAAGAGGGTTCCCGCAATAACATCAGTGCCCACTACGACCTGGGTAACGACCTGTTTGAAACCTTTCTCGACCCCACCATGATGTACTCGTCGGCTATCTACCCGCGCCCTGAGGCAACCCTGGAGGAGGCAGCCGTACACAAACTCGATACCATCTGCCGCAAGCTTGACCTTCACCCCGGCGATCGTGTGATGGAAATCGGAACTGGCTGGGGCGGCTTTGCGGTACATGCTGCCAGGCACTTCGGCTGCCATGTGACCACCACCACAATTTCATCCGAACAGCTTGAGCTGACGCGAGAAAAGGTGAAGGCCGAGGGCCTCGAGGACAGAATCACCCTGCTGTTTGATGACTACCGGGACCTGGAAGGCCAGTTTGACAAGCTGGTGTCCATCGAGATGATTGAAGCGGTCGGCCCACAGTTCCTGGACAGCTATTTTTCCCAGATCAGCCGGTTACTGAAACCCGAGGGATTGGCACTGGTCCAGGCCATCACTATGCCCGAGCAGCGCTATCGCCGGGCACTGAAAAATGTTGATTTTATTCAGCGGTTCATCTTCCCGGGGAGTTTTATCCCCTCATTCGGCGCCATTCTGGGCTCTGTTCGTAGCGGGTCCGACCTGGTGATGACCCATGCCGAGGATATCGGGTTTCACTACGCCCGCACCCTGCACGACTGGTGCGAGCGATTCATGACAAACCGCGAAAAGCTTGAGGGCCAGGGATACGATGAAGCCTTTCGCAGGCTCTGGCATTTTTACTTTGCCTACTGCGAGGCCGGATTCAGCGAACGGGCCATTGGCGTGTCGCAAATAGTGTTCGCCAAGCCGGGCAACAAACGCGCGAATATCCTCAGCGTATGA
- a CDS encoding DUF2878 domain-containing protein, translating into MIQSDTVRNTINFVLFQVGWFICVLYPGLSAAGFVVLLVAFHLAFISRHRLAELQFIGAGAVLGGLLDGIWFQTGILDDGTGSVELTPVWLVGIWAIFMTTLSHSLSWISSRAWLPFVCAPVAGPFAYWSASKLGAVELPDLTLSLLALAAGWLVVFPALLYLRKVLYPELAR; encoded by the coding sequence ATGATTCAGTCAGATACCGTCCGCAACACCATCAATTTCGTTCTGTTCCAGGTGGGTTGGTTCATTTGTGTTCTCTACCCGGGCCTTTCGGCGGCCGGCTTCGTGGTGTTGCTGGTAGCTTTTCATCTTGCCTTTATCAGCAGGCACCGCCTCGCCGAATTGCAGTTTATCGGCGCCGGCGCCGTCCTTGGCGGCCTGCTTGATGGCATCTGGTTCCAGACCGGTATCCTCGATGACGGTACCGGCAGTGTTGAACTCACGCCGGTATGGCTGGTGGGTATCTGGGCCATATTCATGACCACCCTCTCCCACTCCCTGTCCTGGATCAGCAGCAGGGCCTGGCTGCCGTTTGTGTGTGCTCCGGTTGCAGGTCCATTCGCCTACTGGTCCGCAAGCAAACTGGGTGCGGTAGAACTTCCCGATCTGACCCTGTCACTGCTGGCACTGGCTGCCGGCTGGCTGGTGGTGTTTCCGGCCCTGCTTTACCTGCGTAAGGTCCTCTACCCGGAGCTGGCCCGATGA
- the xthA gene encoding exodeoxyribonuclease III, with amino-acid sequence MMFVSFNVNSIRTRLHQLEAVIRDLNPDFIGLQETKVTDEDFPVEAIRNLGYHVHFHGQKTHYGVALLSRQEPDSVQKGYPWDGEDSQRRLITGHFTVDGHKLTVINGYFPQGESRDHPVKFPAKEKFYADLMRYLDELKATGNEIVLMGDMNISPTDLDIGIGADNARRWLRTGKCSFLPEEREWLGQVESLGFTDVFRHLHPEESDTFSWFDYRSKGFERDPRRGLRIDLVMASDNLLPKAKEAGVSYDIRAMERPSDHCPVWASFDI; translated from the coding sequence ATGATGTTTGTCTCCTTCAACGTCAACAGTATTCGCACCCGACTGCACCAGCTTGAGGCCGTCATCAGGGATCTCAACCCGGATTTCATCGGCCTGCAGGAAACCAAGGTGACTGACGAAGATTTCCCGGTGGAGGCTATCCGTAACTTGGGCTACCACGTTCACTTTCATGGTCAGAAAACACATTACGGCGTTGCCCTGCTTTCGCGTCAGGAGCCAGACAGTGTTCAGAAAGGCTACCCGTGGGATGGCGAGGATTCCCAGCGGCGGCTGATTACCGGCCACTTCACCGTAGACGGCCATAAGCTGACCGTGATTAACGGCTACTTCCCCCAGGGTGAAAGCCGGGATCACCCGGTGAAGTTCCCGGCCAAAGAGAAGTTCTACGCCGACCTGATGCGCTACCTCGACGAACTCAAGGCGACCGGCAACGAGATTGTGCTCATGGGTGACATGAATATTTCCCCCACCGACCTGGATATTGGCATCGGTGCCGACAACGCCAGGCGCTGGCTACGTACAGGGAAATGCAGCTTCCTTCCGGAAGAGCGGGAATGGCTGGGACAGGTGGAAAGCCTTGGCTTTACCGATGTATTCCGCCATCTGCATCCGGAGGAATCAGACACCTTCAGCTGGTTCGATTATCGCAGCAAAGGGTTTGAACGGGACCCGCGCCGGGGGCTGAGGATTGATCTGGTCATGGCCAGTGACAACCTGCTACCAAAGGCAAAGGAAGCCGGGGTAAGCTACGACATTCGTGCCATGGAGCGGCCCTCGGACCATTGTCCGGTGTGGGCCAGCTTCGACATCTGA
- a CDS encoding TetR/AcrR family transcriptional regulator encodes MKKIKTRDRILEASLMLFNSTGEPNVTTLLISDELDISPGNLYYHFKSKGDIVGELFASYEHEMLDLLAVPADADISLDQQSFFLHLLFETVARYRFLYQDLVNVLSRYEQLQTRFRRILKKKTSGFRTICESFRRQGIMEITDGELEALCDQLTLTACYWSSFDSLSHLEDRESMDPGRGVYQMMYLLLPYLRSEEKEQIYLMSRDYL; translated from the coding sequence ATGAAAAAAATCAAAACCCGCGACCGAATTCTGGAGGCCAGCCTGATGCTGTTCAACAGCACCGGCGAACCCAACGTCACGACCCTGCTGATTTCTGACGAACTGGATATCTCCCCCGGTAACCTCTATTACCATTTCAAGAGCAAGGGGGACATCGTCGGGGAGTTATTTGCCAGTTACGAGCACGAGATGCTCGACCTGTTGGCGGTGCCTGCGGACGCCGATATCAGCCTGGACCAACAGAGTTTTTTCCTGCACCTGCTGTTTGAAACCGTCGCCCGCTACCGTTTCCTGTACCAGGACCTGGTGAACGTGTTGTCGCGTTACGAACAGCTGCAGACGCGTTTCCGCCGCATACTCAAGAAGAAAACCAGCGGTTTCAGGACGATCTGTGAGAGCTTTCGGCGCCAGGGCATCATGGAGATCACCGACGGAGAACTGGAGGCCCTCTGCGACCAGTTGACCCTGACAGCCTGTTACTGGAGCAGCTTTGACAGCCTGTCGCACCTGGAAGACCGGGAGTCCATGGATCCCGGCCGAGGCGTTTACCAGATGATGTACTTGCTGTTGCCCTACCTGAGGTCTGAGGAAAAAGAGCAGATCTATCTGATGAGCCGGGATTATCTATGA
- a CDS encoding phasin family protein: MSDENENKPENDEQLAGKIKGSARQIWLAGLGAYTKAEEDAGKFFERLVQEGEQLESKTRGVVEKHVRSVEDRVGDVRDRATGTWDRLEHLFDERVSGALRRLGIHRREDIDALERRIQALEAELVRLREQTEDRSEEE, translated from the coding sequence ATGTCTGACGAAAACGAAAACAAGCCGGAAAACGACGAACAGCTGGCGGGTAAGATCAAGGGGTCTGCAAGGCAGATCTGGCTTGCCGGGCTGGGAGCCTACACCAAGGCAGAAGAGGATGCCGGCAAGTTTTTCGAGCGCCTGGTCCAGGAAGGCGAACAGCTGGAAAGCAAGACCCGCGGTGTTGTCGAGAAACACGTTCGGTCGGTGGAGGATCGCGTGGGTGATGTGCGGGACAGGGCCACAGGTACCTGGGACAGACTCGAGCACCTGTTTGACGAGCGGGTGTCCGGGGCGTTGCGCCGCCTGGGTATTCACCGCCGCGAGGACATAGACGCTCTGGAGCGCCGGATACAGGCGCTCGAAGCCGAACTTGTCCGGTTACGTGAACAAACCGAGGACCGTTCCGAGGAGGAATGA
- a CDS encoding YeeE/YedE family protein, whose translation MIEIAWGHFTPWSALAGGIIIGLSATAFILLNGRIAGISGILGGLLTPQKRDVLWRVAFLAGMLAAPLLWMMIAELPAIEIKASYPALIVAGLLVGIGTRYGSGCTSGHGVCGLSRLSVRSLTATLTFMAAGFITVYIIRHLIQGA comes from the coding sequence ATGATTGAAATCGCGTGGGGACATTTCACCCCATGGTCCGCATTGGCCGGCGGAATCATTATTGGCTTGTCGGCAACTGCGTTCATATTGCTGAATGGGCGAATTGCCGGTATCAGCGGAATTCTTGGTGGTCTGCTGACGCCGCAGAAGCGTGATGTGCTCTGGCGCGTGGCCTTCCTGGCCGGCATGTTAGCCGCACCCCTGTTGTGGATGATGATAGCGGAGTTGCCAGCCATCGAGATCAAAGCGAGTTACCCGGCCCTTATCGTGGCGGGTCTGCTGGTGGGCATCGGCACACGCTATGGCTCCGGCTGTACCAGCGGGCATGGCGTTTGTGGCCTGTCCCGGTTATCCGTACGTTCGCTGACTGCAACCCTGACCTTTATGGCAGCCGGCTTTATTACCGTTTATATCATCCGCCACCTGATTCAAGGAGCCTGA
- a CDS encoding YeeE/YedE family protein, translating to MKFNLASFGAGLLFGLGLLVSGMANPEKVLGFLDIAGQWDPSLAFVMAGAILVGLFAFTVAKKRTMSFLGFDMRLPASDRLDKRLVVGSVLFGAGWGLAGFCPGPGLVALGAGKTGALVFVVAMIAGMGLFEVVEKNRAAK from the coding sequence ATGAAATTCAATCTTGCTTCATTCGGTGCCGGCCTCCTGTTTGGCCTGGGCCTGCTTGTCAGTGGCATGGCCAATCCCGAAAAGGTTCTCGGTTTCCTCGATATTGCCGGGCAATGGGATCCTTCCCTGGCCTTTGTGATGGCTGGCGCCATTCTTGTAGGCCTGTTCGCCTTTACCGTCGCGAAGAAGCGGACAATGTCCTTCCTCGGCTTCGATATGCGCTTGCCCGCCTCAGACCGTCTCGACAAACGGCTGGTGGTCGGCAGTGTTCTGTTCGGCGCAGGCTGGGGGCTAGCCGGCTTCTGTCCCGGACCTGGACTGGTAGCGCTGGGAGCCGGTAAAACCGGTGCCCTGGTATTCGTGGTGGCAATGATCGCTGGTATGGGGTTGTTCGAGGTGGTTGAGAAAAACCGGGCTGCGAAATGA
- a CDS encoding TIGR01244 family sulfur transferase, protein MDIRRIDDTISVAPQLSVDDIAEAAKLGFRTLVANRPDGEEAGQPAMADIEAAARENGMEWVYLPVESGNILNNDVDRFDAMIREVEKPVLAFCRSGTRCTVLWALSSARSKPAQDIVSKARNAGYDIGGLAPRMAEQAQKKS, encoded by the coding sequence ATGGACATCAGACGCATTGATGACACGATTTCCGTGGCCCCTCAGTTGTCGGTAGACGACATTGCCGAGGCTGCAAAGCTGGGTTTCAGAACCCTCGTGGCCAACCGGCCAGACGGAGAGGAAGCTGGGCAACCCGCTATGGCTGACATCGAAGCCGCTGCTCGTGAAAATGGTATGGAATGGGTTTATCTGCCGGTGGAATCCGGCAATATCCTGAATAATGACGTTGACCGGTTTGATGCAATGATCCGGGAGGTCGAGAAACCCGTATTGGCTTTCTGTCGCTCGGGAACACGTTGCACGGTTCTCTGGGCACTGAGCTCCGCTCGCTCCAAACCGGCACAGGACATTGTCAGCAAAGCCCGCAATGCCGGCTATGATATCGGCGGCCTGGCACCAAGAATGGCCGAGCAGGCACAGAAGAAGTCCTGA
- the hemH gene encoding ferrochelatase, with protein sequence MQYKGTANFRHDHPEKTGVLVTNLGTPDAPTSSALRRYLGEFLWDPRVVEVPRPIWWLILHGIILRIRPSRSAKAYASVWQPEGSPLLTHTAKQAEGIRKELQAKYGNNIVVGFAMRYGNPSVSKVLDEMQAQGVRQLLVLPLYPQYSASTSASTFDAIAHDFTRRRWIPDLRFVSHYPDYPPYIEAMANHIQAHWNEHGRNEKLILSYHGVPLKYLEKGDPYHCECHKTSRLLAERLGLSKGDYMTTFQSRFGREEWLQPYTDETLKSLPGKGVKSIDVFCPGFSSDCLETVEEIDEENREYFLEAGGEGFSYIPALNATPGHISALTQLIEDNLQGWTVPTNKPDELATRLRLAEEQKQVQYPGRDL encoded by the coding sequence ATGCAGTACAAGGGTACCGCCAACTTTCGCCATGACCATCCGGAAAAGACCGGGGTACTGGTCACCAATCTGGGAACCCCGGATGCCCCGACCTCATCAGCCCTGCGCCGCTACCTAGGCGAATTTCTATGGGACCCCCGGGTGGTGGAAGTGCCCCGACCGATCTGGTGGCTGATCCTGCATGGCATTATTCTGCGGATCCGGCCCAGCCGCTCCGCCAAGGCCTATGCCAGCGTCTGGCAACCTGAGGGTTCGCCGTTGCTGACCCACACCGCCAAACAGGCGGAAGGCATTCGCAAAGAGCTGCAGGCAAAGTACGGCAACAACATCGTGGTTGGTTTTGCCATGCGCTATGGTAACCCGAGTGTTTCAAAGGTTCTGGATGAAATGCAGGCGCAGGGGGTGCGGCAGTTACTGGTATTGCCGCTGTATCCCCAGTATTCCGCTTCGACCTCCGCATCCACGTTTGACGCCATTGCCCATGACTTCACGCGCCGGCGCTGGATACCGGACCTCCGGTTTGTTTCCCACTACCCGGACTATCCGCCCTACATCGAAGCCATGGCCAACCATATTCAGGCACACTGGAATGAGCATGGGCGAAATGAAAAGCTGATTCTTTCCTACCACGGCGTACCTCTGAAGTACCTGGAAAAGGGCGATCCCTATCATTGCGAATGCCACAAGACGTCACGGCTGCTGGCAGAAAGGCTCGGTTTGTCGAAGGGTGACTACATGACGACCTTCCAGTCCCGTTTCGGACGTGAGGAATGGTTGCAGCCCTACACCGACGAGACCCTGAAATCCCTGCCCGGGAAAGGCGTAAAGTCGATCGATGTCTTCTGCCCCGGTTTCTCCTCGGATTGCCTGGAAACCGTTGAGGAAATTGATGAAGAGAATCGGGAATACTTCCTGGAAGCGGGCGGCGAAGGTTTCAGTTATATCCCGGCGCTGAATGCAACACCGGGGCACATCAGTGCTCTGACGCAACTGATTGAAGACAACCTGCAGGGCTGGACAGTGCCCACCAATAAGCCGGATGAACTGGCCACCCGGCTAAGGCTTGCAGAAGAACAAAAGCAGGTTCAGTACCCGGGCCGAGACCTGTGA
- a CDS encoding Bax inhibitor-1/YccA family protein: MENRQYNVQKRQGITLNRGSGTAAISPEATKVLRNTYSLLAMTLLFSAVMAGVSMSIGLGRGVSLICMLGALALVWLVLPRTANSSAGIGVVFAFTGLLGLSIGPTLNYYLAMSNGGQIVMQALGGTAVVFLALSGYVLTTKKDFSFMRGLLVAGLVVVLVALVGSLVAGMFGVDIGAFSLAISAAIVFLMSGFILYDTSRIVNGGETNYIMATTGLFLNIYNLFLSLLHLIGAFSNE, encoded by the coding sequence ATGGAAAACAGACAGTATAACGTTCAGAAGCGTCAGGGCATCACGCTAAACCGTGGCTCTGGCACAGCCGCCATCAGTCCTGAGGCGACGAAGGTTCTGCGTAACACCTATAGCCTGCTCGCCATGACACTACTGTTCAGTGCCGTGATGGCTGGCGTTTCCATGTCTATCGGCCTGGGACGAGGCGTAAGCCTCATCTGCATGCTGGGCGCACTTGCCCTGGTGTGGCTGGTTCTGCCAAGAACCGCCAACAGCTCCGCCGGTATTGGTGTGGTCTTCGCGTTCACGGGTCTTCTCGGTCTTTCGATCGGTCCAACCCTGAACTACTATCTGGCCATGTCTAACGGCGGCCAGATTGTAATGCAGGCCCTGGGCGGAACCGCAGTTGTGTTCTTGGCCCTGTCAGGTTACGTGCTGACCACCAAGAAAGACTTCAGCTTCATGCGAGGCCTGCTGGTTGCCGGTCTCGTTGTAGTGCTGGTAGCGCTGGTGGGTTCGCTGGTTGCCGGTATGTTCGGCGTTGACATCGGCGCCTTCAGCCTTGCCATCAGTGCGGCTATCGTGTTCCTGATGTCTGGTTTCATCCTGTATGACACAAGCCGGATTGTGAACGGCGGTGAGACCAACTACATCATGGCGACAACAGGCCTCTTCCTGAATATCTACAACCTGTTCCTGAGCCTGCTTCACCTCATTGGCGCATTTTCCAACGAATGA
- the tusD gene encoding sulfurtransferase complex subunit TusD codes for MSNSLPEQTKTPAPAGVFTLVITGAPYSSQAPQTALQFAHAVLAANKRIDRVFLYGDGVHLASSLSSPPSDELNLSEAWAAFLAENNIPGVACIASALRRGLVNESERQRYELTASNLRAPFEIAGLGEWVDSTASESRVLYFHKGG; via the coding sequence ATGAGCAACAGCCTGCCAGAGCAGACAAAAACCCCGGCACCTGCCGGGGTTTTTACGTTGGTGATTACCGGGGCACCCTACTCGTCTCAGGCACCGCAAACTGCTCTACAGTTTGCCCACGCCGTGCTGGCTGCCAACAAGCGCATCGACCGGGTGTTCCTCTACGGTGATGGCGTTCACCTGGCATCCAGCCTTAGCTCGCCCCCGTCCGATGAACTGAATCTGTCTGAAGCCTGGGCCGCTTTTCTTGCCGAAAACAATATTCCCGGCGTTGCCTGTATTGCCTCGGCTCTCCGGCGAGGTCTTGTCAACGAATCAGAGCGGCAACGTTACGAGCTGACCGCTTCCAACCTGCGGGCACCCTTTGAGATAGCAGGCCTGGGTGAGTGGGTAGACAGTACAGCTTCTGAATCCCGGGTTTTATACTTTCACAAGGGAGGCTGA
- a CDS encoding DsrE family protein, with translation MSTLIIIDQPPYGSWEGREALDMAFSLAAFDQPVSLLFCGAGVNWLRKGQDAAKVHQKSIERNLSAAPIFGVEALLADSHACDQYGLVETELLDQATITDFGPELTARFDHVAFAG, from the coding sequence ATGAGTACACTGATCATTATCGACCAGCCGCCCTACGGCTCCTGGGAAGGCCGGGAAGCGCTGGACATGGCCTTCTCCCTAGCCGCGTTTGATCAACCCGTGTCGCTGTTGTTCTGCGGTGCAGGAGTGAACTGGCTGCGCAAAGGACAGGACGCCGCGAAGGTTCATCAGAAATCCATAGAGCGGAATCTGTCTGCAGCGCCAATCTTCGGCGTGGAAGCTCTGCTGGCAGACAGTCATGCCTGCGATCAGTATGGTCTGGTTGAAACGGAGCTGCTCGACCAGGCCACCATTACCGACTTCGGCCCGGAGCTGACCGCCCGCTTTGATCACGTCGCGTTTGCAGGCTAG
- the tusB gene encoding sulfurtransferase complex subunit TusB, giving the protein MISFKTLHILNKPPDHSRFRLCLSAIGPEDGLLLTENGVLAVTRRLGLNPERCFALSPDLEARGLSSQFSKEQTVSFDGMVGLTASAENVISW; this is encoded by the coding sequence ATGATCTCATTTAAAACCCTGCATATCCTCAATAAGCCGCCGGATCACAGCCGCTTCAGGCTGTGCCTCTCTGCTATCGGGCCTGAGGATGGCTTGCTGCTGACCGAAAACGGCGTCCTGGCTGTTACCCGGCGGCTGGGTCTGAACCCAGAGCGATGTTTTGCGCTGTCGCCGGACCTGGAAGCGCGGGGACTTTCATCGCAGTTCAGCAAGGAGCAGACTGTGTCATTCGATGGCATGGTAGGCCTGACCGCATCTGCAGAAAACGTCATTAGCTGGTGA
- a CDS encoding TusE/DsrC/DsvC family sulfur relay protein, whose product MTDITMPERNNEGFLEIAEQWNPKVAEVIADEDGINLSDNHWEIIRFLRDFYKQHEMSPPSNRLFVKSVKEAFGEEKGNSIYLMQLFPGTPAKTACRIAGLPRPTNCL is encoded by the coding sequence ATGACTGATATCACGATGCCGGAACGAAACAATGAAGGTTTTCTGGAGATCGCCGAGCAATGGAACCCGAAGGTTGCCGAGGTTATTGCGGACGAGGATGGCATCAACCTTAGCGATAATCACTGGGAAATCATCCGGTTTCTGCGAGATTTTTACAAACAGCATGAAATGTCGCCGCCCTCTAACCGTCTGTTCGTAAAATCGGTAAAAGAGGCGTTTGGTGAAGAAAAGGGTAACAGTATCTATCTGATGCAGCTGTTTCCCGGCACCCCGGCAAAAACCGCCTGCCGCATTGCCGGTCTGCCGCGGCCGACCAACTGCCTGTAG
- a CDS encoding DUF445 family protein produces the protein MVDVALLSVPLVAAMVGWFTNWLAIQMSFYPVQFVGVGVFGWQGVIPRKAEKMAHICIDRTLQQFGDLNAVYQQLEPQRIVEQVISQVGPRMDEYIDEVMYDIQPVLWDNLPLFVRNRIYQWGREQLPGRIESLVEDFGDDLNDLVDLKALLSRELESHPDLMNRIFQQAGSVELRSVINRGAIIGGILGAILAPIWARYPEPWLLPVGGFVVGFLTNWIAINLIFRPLEPRRLFFWKVQGLFLRRQPEISDVWAKLVAEELITVEKVADAMINGSHGDRTRAIIQKHLRPLLDNSVVMKLTAQVTVGMTGYTELKKAMNQKAVLATHDVFSDPAFNRERAPVVASVLASQMKSLGPAEFQDILRPAFREEEFQLMLVGGLLGALACGLQFLALTKLFS, from the coding sequence TTGGTTGATGTAGCACTTCTGTCTGTGCCACTTGTGGCCGCTATGGTTGGCTGGTTTACCAACTGGCTGGCTATTCAGATGTCATTCTATCCCGTGCAGTTTGTGGGTGTCGGAGTCTTTGGATGGCAGGGTGTTATTCCCCGCAAGGCCGAGAAAATGGCCCATATCTGCATCGACCGCACCCTGCAACAGTTTGGTGACCTGAACGCGGTCTACCAGCAACTGGAACCCCAGAGAATCGTGGAGCAGGTCATTTCCCAGGTCGGCCCACGGATGGATGAGTACATCGATGAGGTCATGTACGACATCCAGCCGGTGCTTTGGGACAACCTGCCATTGTTCGTCCGCAACCGCATCTACCAATGGGGGCGCGAACAGTTGCCGGGCCGGATCGAGTCACTGGTGGAGGACTTTGGTGACGATCTCAACGACCTGGTTGATCTCAAGGCGCTGCTGAGCCGTGAACTCGAGTCCCACCCGGACCTGATGAACCGGATATTCCAGCAGGCCGGCTCGGTGGAGCTCCGGTCGGTGATTAACCGCGGTGCGATCATCGGGGGTATTCTCGGGGCAATTCTGGCGCCCATCTGGGCCCGATACCCTGAGCCCTGGCTGCTGCCGGTGGGAGGGTTTGTCGTGGGGTTTCTCACTAACTGGATTGCCATTAACCTGATATTCCGCCCCCTGGAGCCCCGGCGCTTGTTCTTCTGGAAAGTTCAGGGGCTGTTTCTCAGGCGTCAGCCGGAAATCAGCGATGTCTGGGCCAAACTGGTCGCCGAGGAGCTGATTACGGTAGAGAAGGTCGCTGATGCCATGATCAACGGCAGCCATGGCGACCGCACCCGGGCAATTATTCAGAAGCACTTGCGACCACTTCTGGACAACTCCGTGGTCATGAAGCTGACCGCCCAGGTCACTGTGGGTATGACGGGTTACACTGAACTGAAGAAAGCCATGAACCAGAAGGCTGTGCTTGCAACCCATGATGTGTTCAGCGACCCGGCATTCAATCGGGAAAGGGCTCCGGTCGTGGCCAGCGTCCTGGCCAGCCAGATGAAATCCCTGGGCCCTGCGGAGTTCCAGGACATACTCAGGCCGGCGTTCCGTGAAGAGGAGTTCCAGCTCATGCTGGTGGGTGGGCTGCTGGGCGCCCTGGCCTGTGGGCTGCAGTTTCTGGCGTTAACCAAACTATTTTCGTGA
- the nfuA gene encoding Fe-S biogenesis protein NfuA, producing the protein MALVTVTDPARDYLAQLIEKQDVEGMGVRIFVTQPGTKNAETCLAYCPPNEIVPTDEQVDLGKFTLFLDHNSVPFLEEAYVDYSKDQMGGQLTIKAPNAKVPKVDDDAPLPDRIQYVLASEINPNLAAHGGDVSLVEIVDGSVAVLRFGGGCQGCSAVSLTLKQGVESTLKERVPEISAVRDVTDHTVKENAYYQ; encoded by the coding sequence ATGGCATTGGTTACGGTGACAGATCCCGCACGGGATTACCTTGCACAACTTATCGAAAAACAGGATGTTGAGGGCATGGGCGTCCGTATTTTTGTGACGCAGCCCGGAACCAAGAATGCCGAGACCTGTCTGGCGTACTGCCCGCCCAATGAAATTGTGCCGACTGACGAGCAGGTTGATCTTGGCAAATTTACCCTGTTTCTGGATCACAACTCGGTTCCGTTCCTTGAGGAAGCCTACGTGGACTACTCCAAGGACCAAATGGGTGGCCAACTGACCATCAAGGCACCCAATGCCAAGGTGCCCAAGGTGGATGACGATGCACCGCTCCCTGACAGGATCCAGTATGTGCTGGCCTCCGAGATCAATCCGAACCTGGCCGCGCACGGTGGCGATGTGTCATTGGTCGAGATTGTCGACGGGTCCGTGGCTGTACTCCGGTTTGGCGGCGGTTGTCAGGGCTGTAGCGCCGTCAGTCTGACCCTCAAGCAGGGTGTTGAATCGACCTTGAAAGAGCGCGTACCTGAAATCTCTGCCGTGCGTGACGTCACTGACCATACGGTCAAAGAAAACGCTTATTATCAATAA